A genomic region of Papaver somniferum cultivar HN1 chromosome 7, ASM357369v1, whole genome shotgun sequence contains the following coding sequences:
- the LOC113300463 gene encoding subtilisin-like protease SBT1.4 — translation MPLQTSLNKQEATYIVGVLYTGSLPERPSFNDTVLTPVSEKWKGKCETGPEFPAAGSIVKNAAVFEYAVWEAEGMAIRAWIAVYKICWSSGCYDSHILAAMDQAVADGVDVISLSVGANGYAPRYDQDSIAIRAFGAMERGMLVSCSSGNSGPGPYTAVNIAPWREFPSDVILGVGGFWAAFHCILVSH, via the exons ATGCCTCTTCAAACGTCATTGAACAAGCAAGAAGCGACATATATTGTTGGGGTACTTTATACCGGAAGCTTGCCGGAGAGGCCGAGTTTTAACGATACAGTGCTGACTCCGGTATCCGAGAAGTGGAAAGGGAAATGTGAAACTGGACCTGAATTCCCCGCTG CTGGATCCATTGTTAAGAATGCTGCAGTGTTTGAGTATGCCGTTTGGGAAGCGGAAGGGATGGCAATTCGGGCATGGATTGCTGTTTATAAGATTTGTTGGAGTTCTGGTTGTTATGATTCGCATATTCTTGCTGCAATGGATCAAGCTGTTGCGGATGGGGTCGATGTGATTTCTTTGTCTGTTGGTGCTAATGGTTATGCGCCTCGCTATGACCAGGACTCAATTGCGATCCGAGCGTTTGGTGCAATGGAACGTGGTATGTTGGTGTCATGTTCTTCTGGTAATTCAGGACCTGGTCCATATACTGCTGTGAATATTGCGCCGTGGAGAGAATTTCCTTCTGATGTGATTTTGGGAGTGGGAGGGTTTTGGGCGGCGTTTCATTGTATTCTGGTGAGCCATTAG
- the LOC113300475 gene encoding probable LRR receptor-like serine/threonine-protein kinase At3g47570, whose protein sequence is MEMKLLPRHQNYFNINTILSLVSSLTLIISYMPIDVNCLAAIKNDNKSSDRLALVASTEKQIFELPSLSIGLDLGTNSLTGALPSEVGKLKNLGELLLDRNKLSEGAVPKDGVFKNINAVSVDGSSRLCDGISDLKLRNCSVPINPNMEWNQKKSKSVKAIIICIFIAVVFLTLIVFSLYMYWRRKSKTKLPSTALDVGIRFKGISYNELLKATNGFNRSTNFLGMGSFGSVSKGILQQDESKPVAVKVLHLQQRGATKSFMAECNALRKLRHRNLLKIITCCSSTDFQGNPFKALVFEFMVNGSLENWLHPSVSDTNSASQLQEKNLDLERRLSIAVDIAFALNYLHHDSQSPIVHCDVKPSNVLLDDDFVAHVGDFGLTKFLSINSSSSRQLTEQDASSVAIMGSIGYVSPEYGMGGEASIQGDMYSFGILLLEMFTGKRPTDDMFKDGLTIHDFCKMHELPERVEEVIDSRLLLELIEDHNDAEITNNNILRNERRIT, encoded by the exons ATGGAGATGAAGTTGTTACCAcggcatcagaattatttcaatATCAATACTATACTATCACTAGTATCCAGCCTTACTCTCATCATTTCTTATATGCCCATAGATGTTAATTGCCTTGCTGCGATCAAGAATGATAACAAATCAAGTGATCGATTAGCGCTAGTTGCATCAACAGAAAAACAAATTTTCGAACTTCCCTCTTTATCAATTGGTCTAGACTTAGGGACTAACTCATTGACTGGTGCACTTCCTAGCGAAGTTGGTAAACTGAAAAACCTTGGGGAGTTGCTCCTAGACAGGAACAAATTATCTG AGGGAGCGGTACCAAAGGATGGAGTGTTCAAGAACATAAATGCAGTTTCAGTTGATGGAAGTAGTAGGCTCTGTGATGGTATATCTGACCTAAAGCTAAGGAATTGCTCTGTTCCAATAAATCCCAATATGGAGTGGAACCAAAAGAAATCAAAGTCTGTCAAAGCTATAATAATCTGCATATTTATTGCGGTTgtgtttttaactttgattgttttTTCTCTCTATATGTATTGGCGAAGGAAGTCAAAAACCAAACTTCCTTCAACAGCTTTAGACGTGGGTATACGGTTCAAAGGAATTTCTTACAATGAGCTTCTTAAAGCTACCAATGGATTTAACCGTTCTACCAATTTTCTTGGTATGGGAAGTTTTGGTTCGGTGTCCAAGGGAATTCTTCAACAAGATGAATCAAAACCTGTTGCAGTGAAAGTTCTACACCTTCAACAAAGAGGTGCAACCAAAAGTTTCATGGCTGAATGTAATGCTCTAAGGAAACTTAGACACAGAAACTTGCTTAAGATCATTACTTGTTGTTCAAGTACTGATTTTCAAGGTAATCCTTTCAAAGCTCTAGTTTTTGAGTTCATGGTTAATGGGAGTTTAGAGAATTGGCTGCACCCGTCTGTAAGTGATACAAACAGCGCCAGTCAGCTGCAAGAAAAGAATTTGGACCTGGAAAGAAGATTGAGCATCGCAGTCGATATTGCTTTTGCATTAAATTATCTTCACCATGATTCTCAATCGCCCATTGTGCATTGTGATGTGAAGCCAAGTAATGTCCTTCTCGATGATGATTTTGTTGCACATGTGGGTGATTTTGGCCTGACTAAGTTCCTATCTATTAATTCAAGTTCCTCTCGGCAGTTGACCGAACAAGATGCAAGCTCAGTTGCAATAATGGGCTCCATTGGTTATGTTTCTCCAG AATATGGAATGGGTGGCGAAGCGTCAATCCAAGGTGATATGTATAGCTTTGGGATTCTTTTGCTAGAGATGTTTACAGGAAAGAGACCAACGGATGACATGTTTAAGGATGGTCTAACCATTCATGACTTCTGTAAGATGCATGAGTTACCAGAGCGTGTTGAAGAGGTTATCGATTCACGTTTGTTGTTAGAATTAATAGAAGATCATAATGATGCTGAAATTACCAATAACAATATTCTAAGGAACGAAAGAAGAATC acataa
- the LOC113300474 gene encoding uncharacterized protein LOC113300474, translated as MAKDLMLTVLITGKTGKELWNHLKSLFRDNKGNGAANLESKFVNLRFVDCNNVDDYCDKLQALSNRPSDLDFPMDEKRLVIQLVNGLPKEYNTVASFIQQSMPSFDTARSQLRTEEIRREHQSNSSSHTALAAANNPRLPPAVSSSASNRFRSASVHHRSEHSPLLGHQAALLPTPPGPRHHYPNAPNWAPQWTSSPSPYSAVPYWSHRHSISGRGRGRHFRGRGRGRGRSTSTARSPQAYVTPTTEYLQPSDIAEAYSSMSIRAPDDDFYMDNGATSHITSDPGNLHNVFPSSNVRSILVGNGSSIPVIRIIPPIFVILVKLANMFVFPFMTLIMPLLLLLILFIVIYRHLR; from the coding sequence atggccaAAGATTTGATGCTTACTGTTCTCATAACTGGTAAAACTGGGAAAGAGTTATGGAATCATCTTAAAAGTCTTTTTCGAGACAACAAAGGAAACGGTGCCGCCAACCTGGAAAGTAAGTTCGTAAATCTAAGATTTGTTGATTGTAACAATGTTGATGATTATTGTGATAAGCTACAGGCACTTTCCAATCGACCAAGTGACCTTGATTTTCCAATGGATGAAAAACGTTTGGTTATACAACTTGTTAATGGACTTCCGAAGGAATACAATACTGTTGCCTCCTTCATTCAACAATCGATGCCATCGTTTGACACTGCTCGCTCTCAATTGCGCACTGAGGAGATTCGACGTGAACATCAATCAAACTCCAGCTCCCATACTGCCCTTGCAGCTGCCAACAACCCTCGCCTTCCACCTGCTGTTTCTTCTTCCGCCTCCAACAGATTTCGATCCGCGTCTGTCCATCATCGTTCTGAGCACAGTCCTCTGCTGGGCCACCAAGCTGCTCTCCTGCCCACCCCACCAGGCCCACGACATCACTACCCCAACGCACCCAACTGGGCTCCCCAATGGACGTCTTCACCAAGCCCATACTCTGCTGTACCTTACTGGAGTCATCGGCATTCTATCTCTGGTCGTGGCCGTGGTCGTCATTTCCGTGGGCGTGGTCGTGGTCGCGGTCGCAGCACCTCGACAGCCCGTTCCCCACAAGCCTACGTCACTCCTACCACGGAATACCTTCAACCATCGGATATTGCCGAAGCATACAGCTCTATGAGCATTCGAGCGCCGGATGATGACTTCTATATGGACAATGGCGCAACCTCCCACATCACCTCGGATCCAGGTAACTTACATAATGTTTTTCCTTCGAGCAATGTGCGGTCTATCTTAGTGGGTAATGGCAGCAGCATTCCGGTAATAAGAATCATTCCCCCAAtctttgtcattcttgtcaaaTTAGCAAACATGTTCGTCTTCCCTTTTATGACTCTCATTATGCCACTATTGCTCCTTTTGATATTATTCATAGTGATTTATAGACATCTCCGTTGA